CACTATAAAACACACAAGTAGAACCTGCAGGATTTCTAAACCTCCAGGGATTTGAGCACTTTGTATTAAAAAGGTCTTTAGTATTCTGGTCCACATCCATCCTCATTCAGGTATCTGACCTACATACAGCATGTTCTCCACGCAGGAGGCCTGTTGAATGCAGCATAATTCTGTTTGGATACGCAGGAAGACAATCAGTCTGTAACTGATGAAGCATTTCAGGGAAGCCAATCAGTCTGGAGAGTTCAGGGGGTTTGCTTTTCATCCACGCGCTTTTGGAAAAGTGAATGTCACCATAAAGcaatgaatgaaagagaaagatcATGTGTGATTTAGAGAATTGTTGCAATGTATCAacaaaaatgtgagaaaaagtAGTAGTAGTATGTCAGTACACCTCTCAGAGGAAAATTAGACCGTCAGATTGAATTCTATCAATGGAGAAATCCAGATTTGTAGTTAAAGGTCAGTGTTTTGTGCACAAAATAAAGGGAAGTTGACATTAACAAATGCTTCATAGACATCTGAAAGTAATTTTCAAAGCAGGGAGTCATTtagtgtgctgctgctgagtcCTGTTTCAGCTTCATTAACATCCAAACCCAAAAGgccatgaagagagagagagaacattcTTCCAAGTCCCAGTGCAACATGAGAACGTGGAAAACCAACCACTCTCCACTTTCATGTTATGTGTCAGAGTTACATTTAGTATCAAGATAAAAATTGTTTAATATAATCATCGTGGAATCTTCAAACTAATTTTTGTCAGGAAAGATGGATTCAGAAAACTTCTGCGCTGTCAATAATCACAGCAATACACCCTAAAGCAGACTCGTACATATTATCAAAGCTCAACAATTTTATTGAAAGTTCAAACTAGGAAAATGTGTCCTAAAaggatgataaaaaaaagataaatccAGAAACATGAACAAATAGAAGGAACATGAGATAAAACACAGGATGTTCTCAACACAAAGGTACAATGATGAAATGGCAACAGACACATGAGGGAAAAGGGTTTATATATATACAGGAGAAGGGAAGACACAGGTGAAATGCATTACCAGAATCAAAAACACAGCTTGAGGGCAGACAGGAAGAACACGTGTGGCTTGACAGAGACGAGACAGGttcacatcaaaataaaagaggaagagacaaatgggaaaaaacaaaaccgaaacaaaaaaaaaaacaaaacacacagacttcAGAGACACATAAAGAGACCTGACAGGACTGATGTTCACCCCGCTATGTAACCATTCACAGTGGCTACAATAACATTGTCTAAAATCATCCTAGCTTTCGAGAAGCTGTCTGCATGGTGTGAGTGTATTTCAGCTTGTTACTGCTTCTTCTCATTTTCCTTAGTTCAATAATCCAGAATCCTTTTccgtttaaagaaagaaaggagtcTGAGTTCAGTTCACATCCATGGTGATGAACCTATTTGAGAAACTTCACTTGaagttattttcttcttcttcttcctcttggcTGTTGGCACCAAATGTCTAATGGCTCCAATCAGCTGCACAAAAGACCAAAATGAGATTTGGCTGCAAGAGGAATGAAAGGCACCGGGGTATTTAACCACTCACTGGAGGCAtcggggcaaaaaaaaaagtccatcatGTCTGAGTTAGTGAGGCTTTCAAAATATTTCTCATGAGCTGTGATTTATTTAACTCATTTTCCTGTTTCGGACTTCGTCCCctttccataaaaaaaaaatcctcagaaTTGTGACTGTCATCTTAACTTTCtgattcacagtgaaaacagctcATGAAGATTCGAGCATGAAGCGTATCTGTGAAATCGTTGAGAGGGTAAACAATATCCACGAGCCTTGATAGATTTATCTGTCTTTGTGTCTCACAGCTTTTTAAGCTTTCCGGCTTTCGATATGAAGAGATAAGATAAGACACTTAATTTAGGATCAAAATCAGTCACTGTCAAAGTTTCAAGAGACTTTTAATTAAAGGCAACAAGGAAGGTGATATAAGCACTTAACGTAGAAAGGTCAAAGAACAAACATGTCATTCATTTTGAGGATTTATGACAGAAGAAAATAGGTGTGAAATCCTGTGTCATTCCTGGGAAAAGTGTAGATATAGATAAGCCTTTTCTATAAGCCTATTTTCACTGTAAATCCATCTGCTTAGAAATCAAAgaaacagaatatttttatCCCCAGAGCTTCACTtaagattttcagttttaaagtttcTGGAGGATCCGAAGTTATTTGGTGATGTCTGTGCaatcacaaaacaaaagccTCTAGTGCCTTCAGGAGACATTGATTCACACTTTATCCAACAAGTCCAAGTTATagagctggagccaatcccaggagaacacacacacactcacacacagtcaccaTTTTAAGCTGGTCAGCTGGGACAGCATACAGACTCAGACACAAAAAGACTGTGTTGGTCAATGGCTGTGATTGCTGTGAGGGAACAGGTCCAAGCACTGGGCGGCTCTCATTATATCCAATCCCGCTCAGGTCAaagttggcaaaaaaaaaaaaacaaaacaaaaaaaaacaacatatttttgcaactttttttttttttttttttttttttgagatggGCTATTGTATATCCGAATCATTCTAGTTCCAGTCTGCTGGTTGAATTTCTGGTGTTCATGTTCTTGCTGTGATTAAATaggggtttttttctccaggcGCTCCAACTGATTTCCAAACCAGTGTGCATGTCGAGCTAGCTGGACATTGTAAAtaccgtattttcggcactataaggctcactggattaataggcgcacagtcaatgaatagcttttaattaaaaaaaattcatatatggggcgcaccacattttaaggcgcataggatgtatagaatagcagggtttccgccagaccttttcagtccgggcgccccgcccacgataaattctgcagcgcccggacaacggagaggaaaacataataataataacagcgCCGAGCTTGCGGTTAATTCGCAGTTGCGCTCAATTGATTGAGCTGGACGCTCCAACGAGTGAACACCGCACCGCacctcgcagcagcagcagccatacaattgtgtgattatggtgactgacaggttggaGGTGGAGAACGTGCCTGAAGCTTCGTTTTTcccgttctgtttaaactaaCTTGCTCAGCAGCTTAgcaagcaggggttgtttgctcatgttatcagggtgattaccgtaattcccgcaaaaaaggcgcatcgaattataaggcgctctgttggggtttgagaaaattacaggcttttacgtgcacCTTATAGTGCAGAAAATACGGTAACTTCAATCCATCCAGGATAttctaagattttttttaagaaactcacttgtgttgttgttgcagcagcagcataatAATCTGTTGTCTTTCGTGATTCAGTATtaattggttttgttttgttttttttctaatttcacTTGCACAGATATGGACACGTTCGTGGACTTTGGAATGACCCACAACATCAGCCATGAAACTGGACAAGACAACCTTGAAGATGTCAAAAGACTGAACCACAGCTTGGATATGTTCGTAGGCATGGAGGTTCTCCAGCGGCTGAAGCCTCTGTTCTTGCCGCTCTACAGCGTCGTAGTGGTTGTCGCTGTTGTTGGGAACCTATTCCTGTTGGCCTGCATCTTGGCTGACAAGAAACTTCATAACGccacaaacattttcattggTAATTTAGCAGCTGGCgacctgctgatgtgtttgagTTGTGTTCCACTGACTGTGTCTTATGCCTTTGACAGCCATGGCTGGGCTTTTGGAAGACCCCTCTGCCATTTGGTCCCCTTGCTTCAATGTGCCACAGTGTTTGCGTCAGTGCTTTCACTCACTGCCATTGCTGTGGACCGCTACATCGTTGTAGGTAAAACACCAAACTCATGAAAACTCAACATATTTACATGGTATTCTATATTTCCAATCCAAATAATGACcctaataaaacacatttggaaCGTGAACGATTTTAGTAAATCTGGCATTTGAGGTTGTGAGGGGTGAGGGGTGCCTCGGGGGTGTTGTGTCTTTTGAGCTCTGTCAGAGCGGGCTCATCCTCACAGAATTTAAACACCGGTGGTGTAAAATAAAATCGATTGCATGAAAGATTTCAACAGCGCTGTCTTTCCCCCACTTGTCCCAGCTCACCCTGTCCGGAGGAGGATCTCTGTTTGGGGTTGTGGTGCAGTGACTCTGGGGGTCTGGCTTTTATCTCTGGCTCTGGCCGCACCGCCATCCCTTTATACACGTTACCTGGACCTGCGGCCCACTGGCGTTGACCTGGTCGTGTGTGAGGAATTCTGGCCCAACAGTGGAAATCTGCGGCTGCTTTACTCTTGCTTCATCCTCATAGCCACCTACATGATCccgctgctgtcagtcagcgtGTCCTACTGTGCCATCACCATCAGCCTGAAGCGCTACTCGGTACCCGGGGAGCCGTCCAACAGTCAGCAGcgctggagccagaggaggaagaagaccttcctgctgctggtggcctcaGTGCTCGCCTTTGCCCTGTGTTGGCTGCCTCTGCAGGTGACTGGTTttcaacgtttttttttttccacggaGCCCTCCCAGATAGGCAGCAGGAAAACCTGCTGCTCTAATGTCTGTTTTACCAAAGTATTACACTGATGCCCACTTAAAGAAAAAATTACacataaatagataaataaaacaattttgtAGATCTGCTCTGAATTCTGGAAcggtattttatttcacatttatttagcATGTACAACTCTTATGCCTCTGACGAAGACCCCAGCACCCTTCGGTTATCTCCTATATGTCTTAATCACATAGTAACCCTGAAGATCAAGAGATCAAGTTGACATTCTTCTGTCGATAACTATCCTGAAATTATGAAATCAGTGACGTGACACAAACCTGAAATTTATTTGCCCGTGCAATTATTACATTTCATGCATCATTAATCAAGACAGatcatcatcattttaatgCAACCGAGGGACAAAGAAAGTGTCGACAATGAGCCATGCAAATGGCTGTCCGTCGTATCTGAATTTCCTCATCTCATTAATTGAATTGAAGGCGAGTGGAGAGTTCACGGCGTGGTACGACTGTAGAGGCAAGCAGACAGAAGAAACTACACGGCACATGATGTGCACCTTAAATGGCTTTTTAGCCACATCCAGTGATGCTCTGTCTCAtgaaaactgaggaaaaaaaaaaaaaaaactttaaacctTGCATGGTTTTATAGCAACATTTGTTTCAatgagaaaaatgtccaaaaagaaATTGAGAATTCAATGACACAATGTCACATTTTATACAGGCGCCGGTGGGTTTTATGTTTGAAATTTGGGGTCATTGTGGTGAACTAGTTTCTTGCTGTGTTGCCATGAAAGCATCTGGGTTTTGtttcaggttgtgtgtgtgtgaggtctgCATGGTTCCTTTGTGCCTGCATTGGTTTCCTTTATTAATTCAGCTTCCTCTCACAGGCTGAAGACATACAAGTTAGGTAAGGTAATCTGTTACTTTAAAAACTACACTAGgaaatattttttcaattaaattacattttttttgtatagcgcttttcaaaacactcaaagatgcttcacaatacagcaaaataagtaaaaacaacagcataaaatcagcagcagtaaagaaaaaaaacattaaaggtgctgtaggcaggattttgctagtcaatgctaatttttctgttttctttggattaaatgttagagtatccattgataatccttttggagtgtagcataattgcactaccgtgagggcgcagcgtttccatctgtctctgttctgagctgaaaaggaatctcgacagctccaggtatctttgaccaatcagaagagccccagaggctctaaccgtgattggtcgaggggcattcgtcacacgttcttgtgggagaggcttaacttgcgtaagggcgtcatgtcagagaaaacaggacaggattggctgtgctgggtttcaaattgccatcttagatgggtcaaatcgccattttgcttaggtaaaccaaagcaagatggcggagatgctgaatcctgcctacagcaccttcaaACATTAAAGGCAATTttgaacaggtgggttttgagttCTTTCTTGAAGGTGGGGAGGTGGGAGCAGTCACGGAGAGGTTGGGGcagtgagttccagagggtgggggcggcgatggagaaggctctgtctccccaggtCGGGAGCCTGGTCCTACACGGCAGGGACAGCAGGTTGGAGttggaggagcggagggagcgagatggagtgtggaggtggagcaggtctgtgagggatggaggggccagatgatggagagctttgaaggtgatcaggaggagtttgaagtggATGCGCTGCgggacggggagccagtggagcttgTGGAGGACAGGGGTGATGTGTTCACGGGAGCGGGtgtgggtgaggaggcgggcagcggagTTTTGAATGTACTGTAGTTTATTGAGGGTTTTGGATGGAGTACCGTAAAGAATGCTGTTGCAGTAGttgattctggaagtgatgaaagcatGGATTCAAGTctgtatatattatattaaaTCTGCATATCATTCAGACTTGGTCTGGATATTGAACTGTTAGTATGGTTAATAAAGTTGGCAAGTCATTATGCAGCTCATTAGGAAAGATGGTAGATTGAATAGAAAACAGAAATACTGAAGTTatgaataattaaagaaaattccAAAAACACTAACAGAAAACCAATCAAGCTGGGATGAAATTAAATGGGTTACTATGgagactcactactgccacttAATGTACAGAAATGGCATTACTCTCAGTGCATATTGAAGATTGAAGAGTTTGCCTGGCATAGTGTCCAGAATCCACCCTGCTCCTCAACCACTATCTGCTTTTTTACCACAAACAGCCCAATAATCAAATTATTATAATTCCAAATCTTGACCATGTTGTATTATTTCAGAAACTCCGTGAAGATTCAGTTTAACAtcgttttaatttttttgtgcaGGTGCTGAACCTGTTGCTGGatttggacccaaacttccatATCATAGGAAAGCGCTACATAAAcgtgctgcaggtctgctctCATTTAGTGGCCATGAGCTCTGCGTGCTACAACCCCTTCATCTACGCCTCCCTGCACAGCAAGGTGCGCATGCACCTGAAAGGCTACCTCTGCCCATGCCGCAAGCGCCAGAGTGGAATGGTGGAGACGGGAACATCCAGGAGATGATTTAATGCCACGGTTGTCCTTTTGTCCGTGTCAGACCTGAACTCTGACACCACTGAATGATCTGAAGTGTCGAGAGGATAGAAGGCAATGATAAACATCTGTTTGACTCATCCATGTGCTTTCAGCTTGTTGTCACTCAAAGATATTATTTCATCTCTTGTACAGTTTCATCAGAGGAAAGTTCACGGAAAGTTAATTTCAACCAAACACCCCAGGAGGGAAATCCAGTCCAGGCTGCTTAATGTTCACTGTAATacagaagaaaacagatttaTCTCTCCATCAGGATTTTGGTGTGGTTTTTGAAAGGAGGAGCTTCTGGAAAAGACACTGAGCAGAtcctgcagctttaaaaaaaaaaaaaaaaagccgagcCAAGGCATAAACAGAAGCCTCTGGCTGAAGATCTCTGCAGCAGGCTGACACGAGGGGCGGTTTCACTGGTTACAGCATCTGGTTATATTTAAACAGTAAACACTCGGAGGAACTGACCGAACACTGAACTCCTCACAGCTGACAGAGAGTACAGGCCGAGTGGAGGAAACGTGCAGATAATATTTGTTTCAGCTTATTCTAACAGAAATATGTGTTTCAAAGTCTAATTATGTATATCAGTTATGTCTATGTTGTAGTACATCATCCAAATGATATGAATTATGTTGAAATGCATATTTGTTGCTATTTATGGTGATATTGTAAAACAATGTGACTTTACATTCTAACGCTTCATTTGTGCAATAGAAACTTGTGTTGtacttgtgcatgtgtgacGTGCAAAGCTTTAACGGCATCATCCAACTCCTGTATTTATCATTAATTCAACGCTAAGTTTCTGAAGGTGTCACTTCATTTTTagtcagtgtttttgttctgtcttGAAAACAAGACTCACAACAGTCGACTTAATATTCAGAGCATGAAATAAAAAGTCATCCATAAGCATCAACctgtggctgctgctctgaTCGAGCTCCCATCAAGTGTGATTAATAATTTCCAGCCTGAATATCAAGTCAGTTTGTGAGATTGCCTTCTTAGCACTCACCAGAGATTTGACTAATGTGTCCTGAATTATACGTAAGCGGCATTAATTCTGTTCCTTTAGTACTGTTGAGAACTTCAGTTGTAACTTTTATTTTAACTGATGCTTCTTTTTCATGATGAAAAGATTATTAAGTGGAGCATAAAAGTATTATTTATCGGattaaaatgcatatttttgaaGAGAATGTGATGTAAATGTAATgaagacaaattaaaataagGCAAGTTAATAGTGAAAGTTTCTGACCCAGTTGAATTGatgtgtgcttttctttttacagtctGTGGATCCCAAAAGTACTTAAGCACAAAATATTTGAGTAGAAATTCCTTAGGAAGGTCAACAATGAATATTTGAGACTGCGCAAGTGTTTCCAGCACTTTATCGGGGATCTATACATCATGTGGATTTAAAATACaattatttgatgtgttttattaaGGTGCTCTGTGAATTAGTTTTGCcgcaaaatgaaaatgattcagCAGAAAAGAAAGATGTGTTAACCACAGGAGGGTAGTTCCTTCTTCCACCCTGATGAATTGTACCCCGGGTGCATCAGTCTGCATAGCTGTGTGTCCAGTATTGAATCCAATCAGCCTGTTTGAAACTTCCCAAATCCATTTGGTTCTGGCAAGAACACAAAAGTCCTTTTGAGGGTTTCATTCAAGCTGACAAATCCCAGCTCCGCAGCCAGTGTTGATGATGCCAGTTGTCATCTTCAAACGGTCAGATTATTATGCTGTTTGTCTCCAGGCAGCCTGAAGTAAACCCCGTGACTGTATTCAGCTCAACACTGCAGGAGGTTTGTCTTCAAGCTCTCCCCTACAAGGTCTGCAACGCTTCCACTCCTCGCCAGGCTGTAGTTTGGAAGATGGATTTCAAATCCTTCCTCCAGCGTCTTGTATCCAACAGACAAAGGGAGTTTATAGATTTAACAACAATTGATCTGCACAGTGCCAGGGTGAAATTGTGCCACTATACACAGAAAAGCTGCAATTTTATCACTGTGCAGGAGTGACAACAAGCACAGGGCAAATTTGAACACAGCCAGCAGCGATGTGCAGATAACGCAACGCAATGTGATCTCATGTGATTTTAAACTCTTCTCCAAACCGGATTTGGAGCCATGGTGTGCTCACATAATAGGCAAGCAGTCAGAGATCGAAACGTGGGCTCAAGACTCGTACTTCAGTCAGTCTCAAGGGCTGATGTTATTACCTTTTGACTTGACTTGATGAAATAAAAAGACTTGGACTTGTTTGGCTCTCGCTCAGCCACTTCAGACCTGGACTTGATTTGACACCTTCTGACTTCTAAAACAAGGATTTGGTTCAACTTGTGCAAGCAAAACCACACCTGCTGCCACAACTTGATACAACATTGCTGTCTGAACGTTTCCTGCagagcttctcctctttcacagcCTTTATCATAGAAATCTGTTGAAATATGTCCAATTTATGTTTTGTTGCTGATGTATTGCGAACCAAAATGCCAGCAAGGCTGAGTAGCAGTGCATCGATACCTTATATGCACTTGAGAAAAAACACCATTTGCATGATTCTTTTATGAGTTAGGTGCAACAGCATTTGCATTGCAATGACATATTGCCGTTATAAAAGCGATTACCCGGTGATAAAAGAAGTGACCACTCAATAAAAATCTTTTTGTGTTGCAGAATGAAAGCAGAGTAATTTAATTGCATTGCGGGTGTCAAATTCAATAACAGAGTAATATTCCTCTGCTTCTTAGAGTCTGCTTTTCATCACAGACCTGTCATTAACGCATGTGCATTCAAATGACACAATATGTGAGTGTTGAAAATAagccattaaaaaaaggcaTAAATTACCATTATGCCAATAATTCAACTATTCATATGCAACTAATTGATTCCTGTTAAGTTAAAAAACATacatatagatttttttttaaattatgactaccagaaaaaaatacacatgcaATCTTCAGACATCATCGCTCCAAATGTTCATCTTCAAAAACAGGTAGCAAGCCGTCTTGCACCCTCAGTGGCTGCTAGTGTTATTGTTCTAACATTAGCGAGtcttcaaaatgcaaaaaatgcttttt
The sequence above is a segment of the Salarias fasciatus chromosome 14, fSalaFa1.1, whole genome shotgun sequence genome. Coding sequences within it:
- the LOC115400724 gene encoding prolactin-releasing peptide receptor-like — translated: MDTFVDFGMTHNISHETGQDNLEDVKRLNHSLDMFVGMEVLQRLKPLFLPLYSVVVVVAVVGNLFLLACILADKKLHNATNIFIGNLAAGDLLMCLSCVPLTVSYAFDSHGWAFGRPLCHLVPLLQCATVFASVLSLTAIAVDRYIVVAHPVRRRISVWGCGAVTLGVWLLSLALAAPPSLYTRYLDLRPTGVDLVVCEEFWPNSGNLRLLYSCFILIATYMIPLLSVSVSYCAITISLKRYSVPGEPSNSQQRWSQRRKKTFLLLVASVLAFALCWLPLQVLNLLLDLDPNFHIIGKRYINVLQVCSHLVAMSSACYNPFIYASLHSKVRMHLKGYLCPCRKRQSGMVETGTSRR